A part of Salvelinus sp. IW2-2015 linkage group LG16, ASM291031v2, whole genome shotgun sequence genomic DNA contains:
- the LOC111975596 gene encoding fizzy-related protein homolog isoform X2 produces MDQEYQRRLLRQINIQNENTSPIKVTEVMRNLTPNNSPMSSPSKHGDRFIPSRAGANWNINFHRINENEKSPSPNRKTKDVTSDSSKDGQAYSALLKNELLGAGIDKVQDPQTEDRRLQPSTPEKRSLFSYSLSARSTTDEDNGISPYSLSPVSSKSQKLLRSPRKQTRKISKIPFKVLDAPELQDDFYLNLVDWSALNVLSVGLGTCVYLWSACTSQVTRLCDLSVEGNSVTSVGWSERGNHVAVGTHKGYVQIWDAAAGKKLFTLEGHTARVGALAWNADQLSSGSRDRMILQRDIRTPPLQSDRQLQGHRQEVCGLKWSTDHQLLASGGNDNKLLVWNHSSTAPVQQYTDHLAAVKAIAWSPHQHGLLASGGGTADRCIRFWNTLTAQPLQCMDTGSQVCNLAWSKHANELVSTHGYSQNQILVWKYPALSQVAKLTGHSYRVLYLAMSPDGEAIVTGAGDETLRFWNLFSKTRSTKESVSVLNLFTRIR; encoded by the exons ATGGACCAAGAGTATCAGCGTCGCCTGCTTCGGCAGATCAACATTCAGAACGAAAACACCAGCCCCATT AAGGTGACCGAGGTGATGCGGAACCTGACGCCCAACAACTCCCCAATGTCCTCTCCCAGCAAGCATGGTGACAGATTCATCCCATCCCGTGCAGGGGCCAACTGGAACATCAACTTCCACAGAATCAAT gagaatgagaaatcACCAAGTCCGAATAGAAAAACAAAGGATGTGACATCTGATAGCAGCAAAG ATGGGCAGGCCTACTCTGCTTTGCTGAAAAATGAGCTGCTCGGAGCAGGCATTGACAAAGTTCAGGACccccagacagaggacagacggtTGCAGCCATCCACGCCGGAAAAGAGGAGTCTCTTCAGT TACTCACTCAGTGCTAGGAGCACAACAGATGAGGACAATGGCATCTCTCCCTACTCATTGTCACCTGTCAGTAGCAAAAG TCAGAAGTTGCTACGGTCACCCAGGAAGCAGACTCGTAAAATCTCAAAGATCCCATTCAAGGTCTTGGATGCTCCAGAACTACAGGATGACTTCTACCTCAACCTTGTGGACTGGTCTGCTTTAAATGTGCTGAGTGTTGGCTTAGGCACATGCGTCTATCTCTGGAGTGCCTGCACCAGCCAG GTAACTCGTCTGTGTGACTTATCAGTGGAGGGAAATTCTGTTACATCCGTGGGCTGGTCAGAGAGA GGCAATCATGTGGCGGTGGGGACTCACAAAGGCTACGTACAGATCTGGGATGCAGCAGCTGGCAAAAAGCTCTTTACGCTAGAGGGTCACACTGCTAGAGTTG GTGCACTGGCATGGAACGCAGACCAGTTGTCATCAGGTAGTCGAGACCGTATGATCCTGCAGAGGGACATTCGCACACCACCTCTCCAGTCTGACCGTCAGTTGCAGGGTCACCGGCAGGAAGTGTGTGGTCTGAAGTGGAGTACAGACCACCAGCTGCTTGCCTCTGGGGGCAACGACAATAAG CTGCTTGTGTGGAACCACTCTAGTACGGCACCAGTGCAGCAGTACACGGATCACCTAGCTGCAGTCAAAGCCATCGCCTGGTCCCCCCACCAGCACGGGCTGTTGGCATCTGGGGGAGGAACGGCTGACCGCTGCATTCGCTTCTGGAACACACTCACCGCACAGCCACTGCAGTGCATGGACACAGGCTCGCAGGTCTGCAACCTGGCATGGTCGAAACATGCCAATGAACTG GTCAGCACACATGGTTACTCTCAGAATCAGATCCTGGTGTGGAAATATCCTGCACTCAGTCAAGTAGCCAAGCTTACTGGACACTCGTACAGGGTGCTCTACCTG
- the LOC111975596 gene encoding fizzy-related protein homolog isoform X1 gives MDQEYQRRLLRQINIQNENTSPIKVTEVMRNLTPNNSPMSSPSKHGDRFIPSRAGANWNINFHRINENEKSPSPNRKTKDVTSDSSKADGQAYSALLKNELLGAGIDKVQDPQTEDRRLQPSTPEKRSLFSYSLSARSTTDEDNGISPYSLSPVSSKSQKLLRSPRKQTRKISKIPFKVLDAPELQDDFYLNLVDWSALNVLSVGLGTCVYLWSACTSQVTRLCDLSVEGNSVTSVGWSERGNHVAVGTHKGYVQIWDAAAGKKLFTLEGHTARVGALAWNADQLSSGSRDRMILQRDIRTPPLQSDRQLQGHRQEVCGLKWSTDHQLLASGGNDNKLLVWNHSSTAPVQQYTDHLAAVKAIAWSPHQHGLLASGGGTADRCIRFWNTLTAQPLQCMDTGSQVCNLAWSKHANELVSTHGYSQNQILVWKYPALSQVAKLTGHSYRVLYLAMSPDGEAIVTGAGDETLRFWNLFSKTRSTKESVSVLNLFTRIR, from the exons ATGGACCAAGAGTATCAGCGTCGCCTGCTTCGGCAGATCAACATTCAGAACGAAAACACCAGCCCCATT AAGGTGACCGAGGTGATGCGGAACCTGACGCCCAACAACTCCCCAATGTCCTCTCCCAGCAAGCATGGTGACAGATTCATCCCATCCCGTGCAGGGGCCAACTGGAACATCAACTTCCACAGAATCAAT gagaatgagaaatcACCAAGTCCGAATAGAAAAACAAAGGATGTGACATCTGATAGCAGCAAAG CAGATGGGCAGGCCTACTCTGCTTTGCTGAAAAATGAGCTGCTCGGAGCAGGCATTGACAAAGTTCAGGACccccagacagaggacagacggtTGCAGCCATCCACGCCGGAAAAGAGGAGTCTCTTCAGT TACTCACTCAGTGCTAGGAGCACAACAGATGAGGACAATGGCATCTCTCCCTACTCATTGTCACCTGTCAGTAGCAAAAG TCAGAAGTTGCTACGGTCACCCAGGAAGCAGACTCGTAAAATCTCAAAGATCCCATTCAAGGTCTTGGATGCTCCAGAACTACAGGATGACTTCTACCTCAACCTTGTGGACTGGTCTGCTTTAAATGTGCTGAGTGTTGGCTTAGGCACATGCGTCTATCTCTGGAGTGCCTGCACCAGCCAG GTAACTCGTCTGTGTGACTTATCAGTGGAGGGAAATTCTGTTACATCCGTGGGCTGGTCAGAGAGA GGCAATCATGTGGCGGTGGGGACTCACAAAGGCTACGTACAGATCTGGGATGCAGCAGCTGGCAAAAAGCTCTTTACGCTAGAGGGTCACACTGCTAGAGTTG GTGCACTGGCATGGAACGCAGACCAGTTGTCATCAGGTAGTCGAGACCGTATGATCCTGCAGAGGGACATTCGCACACCACCTCTCCAGTCTGACCGTCAGTTGCAGGGTCACCGGCAGGAAGTGTGTGGTCTGAAGTGGAGTACAGACCACCAGCTGCTTGCCTCTGGGGGCAACGACAATAAG CTGCTTGTGTGGAACCACTCTAGTACGGCACCAGTGCAGCAGTACACGGATCACCTAGCTGCAGTCAAAGCCATCGCCTGGTCCCCCCACCAGCACGGGCTGTTGGCATCTGGGGGAGGAACGGCTGACCGCTGCATTCGCTTCTGGAACACACTCACCGCACAGCCACTGCAGTGCATGGACACAGGCTCGCAGGTCTGCAACCTGGCATGGTCGAAACATGCCAATGAACTG GTCAGCACACATGGTTACTCTCAGAATCAGATCCTGGTGTGGAAATATCCTGCACTCAGTCAAGTAGCCAAGCTTACTGGACACTCGTACAGGGTGCTCTACCTG
- the LOC111975597 gene encoding uncharacterized protein: MESSMKKAVVERRSRLLYLSMRRREKIRKAIMDKRMEIQRHIRHRMYILKKMKRLAHTFQPPPSSPSRPSSPPRPSPMRHYSPAEPKSDWWERVVTKEFHPQDWLNTFHLTKDTFDQLCDQVRPEVKDPTCHVSLEKRVAMVILRLATNLDYLSIGDLLGTSSTTVIKCVRDICNIIVTVLKPLFIHQPSEQELEEIAAEFNTQWGFPHCVGVIDSLHISVKSQSQTSDGWNSKGWPSTVVQGVVNGHGHFWDIRVGFSGSTDDATILQGSELWMLAREGGLSPKTPHKLMGQPLGYVLLGDAAFPLQTWLLKCYPVSPQLTPQQRAFNTQLSHARTPIEGTFRRLKARWQCLKRNNSNAALIPVMTQACCILHNMCEMNNDPFMEKWLEETSQSLSQPCDLAPACLDDSNGEAVRSLLCDYLHQLPESQKQDSTHAAPPDLADSRPVTLSECAEAVNILTTLD, encoded by the exons ATGGAGAGTTCTATGAAGAAAGCTGTTGTGGAACGGAGGTCGAGGCTTCTGTATCTGTCCATGAGGCGTAGAGAGAAGATTAGGAAAGCCATCATGGATAAACGGATGGAAATCCAACGGCATATCAGACATAGAATGTATATCCTCAAAAAAATGAAGAGGCTTGCACATACA TTTCAGCCACCACCAAGCTCACCTTCAAGACCATCCTCCCCCCCAAGACCCTCACCCATGAGACATTACTCACCTGCAGAGCCTAAATCAGACTGGTGGGAGAGGGTTGTGACTAAGGAGTTCCATCCTCAAGACTGGCTCAACACATTCCATCTGACCAAGGACACATTTGACCAACTCTGTGACCAGGTCAGACCGGAAGTAAAAGACCCTACCTGTCATGTCTCTCTGGAGAAACGCGTGGCAATGGTTATATTACGGTTGGCCACCAACTTGGACTATCTCTCTATCGGTGACCTACTTGGCACAAGCAGCACCACAGTAATCAAATGTGTACGAGACATATGCAATATCATTGTGACAGTGCTGAAGCCACTCTTCATTCATCAGCCAAGTGAACAGGAGCTGGAGGAAATTGCAGCTGAGTTCAACACACAGTGGGGTTTCCCTCATTGTGTGGGTGTCATTGATTCCCTTCACATTTCTGTGAAATCTCAAAGCCAAACCAGTGATGGCTGGAACAGCAAAGGATGGCCCTCCACGGTGGTGCAGGGAGTTGTGAATGGACATGGTCACTTCTGGGACATCCGTGTAGGCTTTTCAGGCAGCACTGATGATGCAACCATACTGCAGGGCTCTGAACTATGGATGTTGGCGAGAGAAGGGGGACTGTCACCGAAGACACCTCACAAACTCATGGGCCAACCTCTTGGCTATGTGCTGTTGGGTGATGCAGCCTTCCCTTTGCAGACCTGGTTGCTCAAATGTTATCCAGTGTCACCTCAACTAACACCTCAGCAACGTGCATTTAATACTCAGCTAAGCCATGCACGGACCCCTATTGAGGGTACCTTTCGTCGCCTGAAAGCCCGCTGGCAGTGCTTAAAGCGCAACAACAGCAATGCTGCCCTGATCCCTGTGATGACTCAGGCATGCTGCATTCTACATAATATGTGTGAGATGAATAATGATCCCTTTATGGAGAAGTGGCTTGAAGAGACGAGCCAAAGCCTTTCCCAGCCGTGTGACCTAGCTCCTGCATGTCTGGATGACTCCAATGGCGAGGCGGTGAGGTCTTTGCTATGTGATTACCTCCATCAGCTACCAGAATCACAGAAGCAGGACAGTACACATGCAGCGCCACCTGACCTGGCAGACTCTCGCCCTGTCACACTCTCTGAGTGTGCTGAAGCAGTCAACATATTAACTACACTAGACTGA
- the LOC111975599 gene encoding replication factor C subunit 4, producing the protein MQAFLKGTSTQGTRPLKEKGTGTSGEKKQKSVPWVEKYRPKCMEEVAFQEEVVAVLKKTIEGADLPNLLFYGPPGTGKTSTILAAARELYGPELYRQRVLELNASDERGIQVVREKVKRFAQLTVAGHRTDGKPCPPFKIIILDEADSMTNAAQAALRRTMEKESRTTRFCLICNYVSRIIEPLTSRCSKFRFKPLANQVQEERLLDICDKENLKYSKEGIAALVKVSEGDLRKAITFLQSAARLNTDNEITENAVIEIAGVVPPKMIDNLLKICFKGTFEKLEIAVRNMVDEGYAATQIINQLHEAIIEEELNDKQKSAITEKMAVVDKCLVDGADEYLQMLSMCSVIMQQATLSN; encoded by the exons ATGCAGGCGTTTTTGAAAGGAACATCAACTCAAGGCACCAGACCTCTGAAAGAGAAAGGTACAGGGACCAGTGGAGAGAAGAAGCAGAAATCTGTCCCCTGGGTAGAGAAATA TAGACCAAAATGTATGGAAGAGGTGGCGTTTCAAGAGGAGGTGGTTGCTGTGCTGAAGAAGACTATAGAGGGCGCTGAT CTCCCCAATCTGCTGTTCTATGGACCACCTGGAACAGGAAAGACCTCCACCATCCTGGCTGCAGCCAGGGAACTTTATGG GCCAGAGCTGTACCGACAGAGAGTGCTGGAGCTGAATGCCTCCGATGAGAGAGGGATTCAGGTGGTGAGAGAGAAAGTCAAGAGATTTGCCCAGCTGACTGTAGCAGGCCACCGCACTGA TGGGAAACCATGCCCACCCTTTAAGATCATCATCCTGGATGAGGCTGACTCAATGACCAATGCTGCTCAGGCTGCTCTCAGACGCACCATGGAGAAGGAGTCCCGGACCACCCGCTTCTGTCTCATCTGCAACTACGTCAGCAG GATTATTGAGCCCCTGACATCCAGATGCTCCAAATTCCGCTTCAAACCTCTAGCAAATCAGGTCCAAGAAGAGCGCCTGCTGGATATCTGTGACAAGGAGAATCTCAAGTACTCAAAGGAG GGTATTGCAGCGTTGGTGAAGGTTTCAGAAGGGGATCTTAGAAAAGCCATAACCTTTCTTCAAAGTGCTGCACGGCTGAACACAGATAATGAGATCACAGAGAATGCGGTCATAGAGATAGCAGGG GTTGTTCCTCCCAAGATGATTGACAATTTGCTCAAAATCTGTTTCAAGGGAACATTTGAAAAACTAGAGATTGCTGTTCGG AACATGGTAGATGAGGGCTATGCTGCCACACAAATCATCAACCAGCTACACGAAGCCATCATAGAGGAAGAGCTGAATGACAAGCAGAAGTCTGCCATCACGGAAAAGATGGCA GTGGTTGACAAGTGTTTAGTGGATGGTGCAGATGAGTACCTGCAGATGCTGAGTATGTGTTCTGTGATCATGCAGCAAGCTACTCTGAGTAACTGA